One genomic segment of Protaetiibacter intestinalis includes these proteins:
- a CDS encoding ABC transporter permease: protein MATAVLTAPGGTEPPVRRRRRSPWRWALGAIIPIVLVALWWAASHQGWVPAYKLPTPESVVLSAVDLADRGVLWTHIGISIQRVLLGFAIGAVAGLALGSIVGLSRLADGLLAPTIGAARAVPSLAWVPLLVLYMQYGENSKVTLVAIGALFPVYTTVAGALRHVDPHLVELGRAYGYSGVRLLTTVQLPAVIPAIVSGLRLALAQAWLFLVAAELLGSTMGLGFLLIESQNNGRLDRLFLAIVVLAVLGKVTDALVGVLERFLLKRWG from the coding sequence ATGGCGACCGCCGTACTCACCGCGCCAGGCGGCACGGAGCCGCCCGTGCGGAGGAGGCGGCGGTCGCCGTGGCGCTGGGCGCTCGGCGCGATCATCCCGATCGTGCTGGTGGCGCTCTGGTGGGCCGCCTCCCATCAGGGCTGGGTACCCGCCTACAAGCTGCCGACGCCCGAGTCGGTCGTGCTGTCGGCGGTCGACCTGGCCGATCGCGGCGTGCTCTGGACGCACATCGGCATCTCGATCCAGCGCGTGCTGCTCGGTTTCGCGATCGGTGCCGTCGCGGGTCTCGCGCTCGGTTCGATCGTCGGCCTCTCACGCCTCGCGGACGGCCTGCTCGCGCCCACCATCGGCGCCGCGCGTGCGGTGCCCTCGCTCGCCTGGGTGCCGCTGCTCGTGCTCTACATGCAGTACGGCGAGAACTCGAAGGTCACCCTCGTGGCGATCGGCGCGCTCTTCCCCGTCTACACGACCGTCGCGGGTGCGCTGCGGCACGTCGACCCGCACCTCGTGGAGCTCGGCCGCGCCTACGGCTACAGCGGTGTGCGGCTGCTCACGACCGTGCAGCTGCCCGCCGTCATCCCCGCGATCGTCTCGGGCCTGCGGCTCGCTCTCGCCCAGGCGTGGCTGTTCCTCGTCGCCGCGGAGCTGCTCGGCTCGACGATGGGTCTCGGCTTCCTGCTCATCGAGTCGCAGAACAACGGCCGCCTCGATCGGCTGTTCCTCGCGATCGTCGTGCTCGCCGTGCTCGGCAAGGTCACCGACGCCCTGGTGGGCGTGCTCGAGCGGTTCCTGCTCAAGCGCTGGGGCTGA
- the mltG gene encoding endolytic transglycosylase MltG: MASDPSWDDIFGPTRTAPTTAPAPSAPDDPAALPSRRALRDGGAPAGGSGPAPRTPRKRKRRGGGAIAWIIATVVVLALLVGGGVTVWVMFEDKIRDVLGIAPPIDYTTTGNGEEAIVVIQPGDIGSDVATTLRDAGVTMTFQAFYELLLDNPDVTFEPGNYRLQKEMSAASALAALQDPANRIINQVTIREGISAASALELIAAATEIPLDQLQAEAANFTQFGVPANAPSIEGFLFPATYTFDPGISAHDAIKTLVDKMLETLDAAGVAPENRFTVITMASIIQRESGPVVEDMAKISRVFQNRLDRGMNLQSDATVHYGLGDTSSVWTSAEARADASNPYNTYANPGLPIGPIGLPGADAINAALHPADGGWLYFVTVNLRTGETVFSNTLAEHERAADQLYAWCKESDENAAYCA, encoded by the coding sequence GTGGCCTCTGATCCGAGCTGGGACGACATCTTCGGACCCACCCGCACCGCGCCGACGACGGCTCCCGCCCCCTCGGCGCCCGACGACCCGGCAGCGCTCCCGTCCCGTCGCGCCCTGCGCGACGGCGGCGCACCGGCGGGCGGCTCGGGCCCCGCTCCCCGCACGCCCCGCAAGCGCAAGCGGCGCGGGGGCGGCGCGATCGCCTGGATCATCGCGACCGTCGTCGTGCTCGCCCTCCTGGTCGGCGGCGGCGTCACCGTGTGGGTCATGTTCGAGGACAAGATCCGCGACGTGCTCGGCATCGCCCCGCCGATCGACTACACGACGACCGGGAACGGCGAGGAGGCGATCGTCGTCATCCAGCCGGGCGACATCGGCTCCGACGTCGCCACGACCCTGCGCGACGCGGGCGTGACGATGACCTTCCAGGCGTTCTACGAGCTGCTGCTCGACAACCCCGACGTCACCTTCGAGCCCGGCAACTACCGGCTGCAGAAGGAGATGAGCGCGGCATCCGCCCTCGCGGCCCTGCAGGACCCGGCGAACCGCATCATCAACCAGGTGACCATCCGCGAGGGCATCAGCGCGGCATCCGCGCTCGAGCTCATCGCGGCCGCGACCGAGATCCCGCTCGATCAGCTGCAGGCGGAGGCCGCGAACTTCACCCAGTTCGGCGTGCCCGCGAACGCGCCGAGCATCGAGGGCTTCCTGTTCCCCGCGACCTACACCTTCGACCCCGGCATCAGCGCCCACGACGCCATCAAGACCCTCGTCGACAAGATGCTCGAGACGTTGGATGCGGCGGGCGTCGCCCCCGAGAACCGCTTCACGGTCATCACGATGGCCTCGATCATCCAGCGCGAGTCGGGGCCCGTCGTCGAGGACATGGCGAAGATCTCGCGGGTGTTCCAGAACCGGCTCGACCGCGGCATGAACCTGCAGTCGGACGCGACCGTGCACTACGGCCTCGGCGACACCTCCTCGGTGTGGACCTCGGCCGAGGCGCGCGCCGACGCCTCGAACCCGTACAACACCTACGCCAACCCGGGGCTCCCGATCGGTCCGATCGGCCTGCCCGGCGCCGACGCGATCAACGCGGCGCTGCACCCCGCCGACGGCGGCTGGCTGTACTTCGTCACGGTGAACCTGCGCACCGGGGAGACCGTGTTCTCGAACACCCTCGCCGAGCACGAGCGGGCCGCCGACCAGCTGTACGCGTGGTGCAAGGAGAGCGACGAGAACGCCGCCTACTGTGCCTGA
- a CDS encoding aliphatic sulfonate ABC transporter substrate-binding protein, which yields MKKTLLAAAAAAATLALALSGCAGENATPPAAEGDGDSSWSGTTLNLDFATYNPLSLIIKEQGWIEDTLGDDVTVTWTQSLGSNKANEGLRAGAIDVGSTAGSAALLARANGSPIHTIDIYTQPEWSALATRPDSGIDSVEDLRGKTVAVTVGTDPYFFLLQALDEAGVDPSEVNIQNLQHADGGAALVAGTVDAWSGLDPMMAAHELNDGIELFYRNVDFNTYGFLNATEDFITNHADLAQVVVDAYEKARAWALENPEETSALLAEVAGIDQAVADKVLLERTVIDLDNVPGAKQLAVLKVVAPIQVANGDIASQDAADDALDTLFDTTFAEAADPSRVG from the coding sequence ATGAAGAAGACCCTGCTCGCTGCGGCCGCCGCCGCGGCCACCCTCGCGCTCGCCCTCTCGGGCTGCGCGGGTGAGAACGCCACCCCGCCGGCCGCCGAGGGCGACGGCGACTCCTCGTGGAGCGGCACGACGCTCAACCTCGACTTCGCCACCTACAACCCGCTGAGCCTCATCATCAAGGAGCAGGGCTGGATCGAGGACACCCTCGGCGACGACGTGACCGTCACCTGGACCCAGTCGCTCGGCTCGAACAAGGCCAACGAGGGGCTGCGCGCGGGCGCGATCGACGTGGGCTCGACGGCCGGTTCCGCGGCGCTGCTCGCCCGCGCGAACGGTTCGCCCATCCACACGATCGACATCTACACGCAGCCCGAGTGGTCGGCGCTCGCCACCCGCCCGGACAGCGGCATCGACTCGGTCGAGGATCTGCGCGGCAAGACCGTCGCGGTGACCGTCGGCACCGACCCGTACTTCTTCCTGCTGCAGGCGCTCGACGAGGCCGGCGTCGACCCGAGCGAGGTCAACATCCAGAACCTGCAGCACGCCGACGGCGGTGCCGCGCTCGTCGCGGGCACGGTCGACGCGTGGTCGGGCCTGGACCCGATGATGGCCGCGCACGAGCTGAACGACGGCATCGAGCTGTTCTACCGGAACGTCGACTTCAACACCTACGGCTTCCTCAACGCGACCGAGGACTTCATCACCAACCACGCCGACCTCGCACAGGTCGTCGTGGACGCCTACGAGAAGGCCCGTGCCTGGGCGCTCGAGAACCCGGAGGAGACCTCCGCGCTGCTCGCCGAGGTGGCCGGCATCGACCAGGCCGTCGCCGACAAGGTGCTGCTCGAGCGCACCGTGATCGACCTCGACAACGTGCCGGGCGCCAAGCAGCTCGCCGTGCTCAAGGTCGTGGCGCCCATCCAGGTCGCCAACGGCGATATCGCCTCGCAGGATGCCGCGGACGACGCGCTCGACACCCTGTTCGACACCACGTTCGCCGAGGCGGCCGACCCGAGCCGGGTGGGCTGA
- the aroB gene encoding 3-dehydroquinate synthase translates to MSDTTVIPVRGTDGMRDYEVHVGRGLLGDVARHLGPRVAKVLIVHAPALGARAELLREQLADRYEVLLAEVPDAEGAKRVEVAAFCWQILGQTDFTRSDAIIGLGGGATTDLAGFVAATWLRGIDVVQLPTTVLGMVDAAVGGKTGINTAEGKNLVGAFWAPRAVLCDLELLDTLPRNEILAGYAEVVKAGFIAEPEILDIVEADPQRATDPGTPEFRRAVELAIAMKARVVGEDFTEQGLREILNYGHTLGHAIEHAERYRWRHGAAIAIGMMFAAELSRLTRHLPDAAVERHRRILDSLDLPTSYPAGRWQSLLATMKRDKKARGALMRFIVLDDIGRPTTLQGPDESLLFAAYQEIAS, encoded by the coding sequence ATGAGCGACACGACCGTCATCCCGGTGCGCGGCACCGACGGGATGCGCGACTACGAGGTGCACGTCGGACGGGGACTGCTCGGCGACGTCGCGCGGCACCTCGGCCCGCGGGTCGCGAAGGTGCTCATCGTGCACGCGCCCGCCCTCGGAGCCCGTGCGGAGCTGCTGCGCGAGCAGCTCGCCGACCGCTACGAGGTGCTGCTCGCCGAGGTGCCGGATGCGGAGGGCGCCAAGCGCGTCGAGGTCGCCGCGTTCTGCTGGCAGATCCTCGGTCAGACCGACTTCACCCGCAGCGACGCCATCATCGGCCTCGGCGGGGGAGCGACGACCGACCTCGCCGGCTTCGTCGCCGCCACCTGGCTGCGCGGCATCGACGTCGTGCAGCTGCCGACCACGGTGCTCGGCATGGTGGATGCAGCGGTCGGCGGCAAGACCGGAATCAACACCGCCGAGGGCAAGAACCTGGTGGGCGCGTTCTGGGCGCCCCGCGCCGTGCTGTGCGACCTCGAGCTGCTCGACACCCTGCCGCGCAACGAGATCCTCGCCGGCTACGCCGAGGTCGTGAAGGCGGGCTTCATCGCCGAACCGGAGATCCTCGACATCGTCGAGGCCGACCCGCAGCGCGCCACCGACCCCGGCACCCCCGAGTTCCGCCGCGCCGTCGAGCTCGCGATCGCCATGAAGGCACGCGTCGTCGGCGAGGACTTCACCGAGCAGGGCCTGCGCGAGATCCTCAACTACGGCCACACCCTCGGCCACGCCATCGAGCACGCCGAACGCTACCGCTGGCGCCACGGCGCCGCGATCGCGATCGGCATGATGTTCGCCGCAGAGCTCTCGCGGCTCACCCGGCATCTGCCCGATGCCGCCGTGGAACGGCACCGCCGCATCCTCGACTCGCTCGACCTGCCGACGAGCTACCCGGCCGGCCGCTGGCAGTCGCTGCTCGCGACCATGAAGCGCGACAAGAAGGCGCGCGGCGCCCTCATGCGCTTCATCGTGCTCGACGACATCGGCCGCCCCACCACGCTGCAGGGCCCCGACGAGTCCCTCCTCTTCGCGGCCTACCAGGAGATCGCCTCCTAG
- the nusB gene encoding transcription antitermination factor NusB, whose translation MSSRTKARKRAVDILYSADLRERALADALVEESQRAAQQPAREGSWVYAREIVSGVDAHLAELDAAITAHAHGWTLERMPVLDRAIIRVGAWEILHNDEVPDGVAISEAVQLAAELSTDDSGGFVNGVLSAIARDR comes from the coding sequence GTGAGCTCCCGCACCAAGGCGCGCAAGCGCGCCGTCGACATCCTCTACAGCGCCGACCTGCGCGAGCGCGCCCTCGCGGACGCCCTCGTGGAGGAGTCGCAGCGCGCGGCGCAGCAGCCGGCCCGCGAGGGCTCGTGGGTGTACGCGCGCGAGATCGTGTCGGGCGTGGATGCGCACCTGGCGGAGCTGGACGCGGCGATCACCGCACACGCCCACGGCTGGACGCTGGAGCGCATGCCGGTGCTCGATCGCGCGATCATCCGGGTGGGCGCATGGGAGATCCTGCACAACGACGAGGTGCCGGACGGCGTGGCCATCTCGGAGGCGGTGCAGCTGGCCGCCGAGCTCAGCACCGACGACTCGGGCGGTTTCGTGAACGGCGTGCTCTCGGCGATCGCCCGCGATCGCTGA
- a CDS encoding shikimate kinase — MSGPLAVFVGPMGSGKTRIGKRVAAALGVPFTDTDKVIVAQHGPIAELFDTHGEPHFRALERDTVREALTGAGIVSLGGGAVLDASTRELLAAHRVVYLTITAEAVASRLGDGKRPLVRGGIGDWQRIYDERKPVYESLASVTFDTSRLPYDRIAADVVTWLEAR, encoded by the coding sequence ATGAGCGGCCCGCTCGCCGTCTTCGTCGGGCCCATGGGATCCGGGAAGACCCGCATCGGCAAGCGCGTCGCCGCGGCGCTCGGGGTGCCCTTCACCGACACCGACAAGGTCATCGTCGCCCAGCACGGCCCCATCGCCGAGCTCTTCGACACCCACGGCGAGCCGCACTTCCGCGCCCTCGAACGCGACACCGTGCGCGAGGCGCTCACCGGTGCCGGCATCGTCTCGCTCGGCGGGGGAGCGGTGCTCGACGCGAGCACGCGCGAACTGCTCGCCGCGCATCGGGTCGTGTACCTCACCATCACCGCCGAGGCGGTCGCCTCCCGGCTCGGCGACGGCAAACGCCCCCTCGTCCGCGGTGGCATCGGCGACTGGCAGCGCATCTACGACGAGCGCAAACCCGTCTACGAGTCGCTCGCGAGCGTCACGTTCGACACCTCGCGGCTGCCCTACGACCGGATCGCCGCCGACGTCGTCACCTGGCTGGAGGCACGATGA
- a CDS encoding type II 3-dehydroquinate dehydratase yields the protein MTRVLVLNGPNLGRLGSREPDVYGSQDLSALRVLLAEEAGDGVEIDLRQTDDEAELVHWLYEAVDSRIPVILNPAAFTHYSYALRDAAALVTKAGVPLVEVHISNPHAREAFRHNSVISGVASGVIAGFGFESYVLALAAVRRAG from the coding sequence ATGACACGCGTGCTGGTGCTCAACGGACCGAATCTGGGGAGGCTGGGCAGCCGGGAGCCGGATGTGTACGGCTCGCAGGATCTGTCGGCGTTGCGGGTGCTGCTGGCCGAGGAGGCGGGCGACGGGGTCGAGATCGACCTGCGTCAGACGGACGACGAGGCGGAGCTCGTGCACTGGCTGTACGAGGCCGTGGATTCCCGCATCCCGGTGATCCTGAACCCGGCGGCGTTCACGCACTACAGCTACGCGCTGCGGGATGCGGCGGCGCTCGTGACGAAGGCGGGTGTGCCGCTCGTCGAGGTGCACATCTCGAATCCGCACGCGCGTGAGGCGTTCCGGCACAACTCGGTGATCTCGGGGGTGGCGTCGGGCGTGATCGCCGGGTTCGGCTTCGAATCGTACGTGCTGGCGTTGGCGGCGGTTCGCCGCGCCGGATAG
- a CDS encoding shikimate dehydrogenase: protein MPEPRRLAVLGSPIAHSRSPQLHLAAYRVLGLDWDYGRQEVDDAGLAGFLGGLGPEWRGLSLTMPLKRRVAELVPEVDDVARRTRQGNTILLDGGAPVKAFNTDVHGVVAALEDAGVRAPRRATVLGGGATAESAAVALEHLGAEVVVAVRDVAKVTASGAFGAARIVALGPEADAALAASDAAVSTIPPGAEFAVALPALRPEQTLLDVAYAPWPTPLAAAWEAAGGRVVHGLEMLLHQAVHQVRIFVAGDPGIPLPGEESVIRAMRAAVE from the coding sequence GTGCCTGAGCCGCGTCGGCTGGCGGTGCTCGGCTCGCCGATCGCTCACTCGCGCTCCCCGCAACTGCACCTCGCGGCGTACCGCGTGCTCGGGCTCGACTGGGACTACGGGCGTCAGGAGGTCGACGACGCGGGGCTCGCCGGGTTCCTCGGCGGCCTCGGCCCCGAGTGGCGCGGGCTCTCGCTCACCATGCCGCTCAAGCGGCGGGTCGCCGAGCTCGTGCCCGAGGTCGACGACGTCGCCCGGCGCACCCGCCAGGGCAACACGATCCTGCTCGACGGCGGGGCGCCCGTGAAGGCGTTCAACACGGATGTGCACGGCGTCGTCGCGGCGCTCGAGGACGCGGGCGTGCGCGCGCCGCGCCGGGCGACGGTGCTCGGCGGGGGAGCCACCGCCGAGAGCGCCGCGGTCGCCCTCGAGCACCTCGGCGCCGAGGTGGTCGTCGCGGTGCGCGACGTGGCCAAGGTGACGGCGTCCGGCGCCTTCGGCGCGGCCCGGATCGTGGCGCTCGGCCCCGAGGCGGATGCCGCCCTCGCCGCGAGCGACGCGGCCGTCAGCACGATCCCGCCCGGTGCCGAGTTCGCGGTCGCACTGCCCGCGCTCCGACCCGAGCAGACGCTCCTCGACGTCGCCTACGCCCCCTGGCCCACACCGCTCGCCGCGGCCTGGGAGGCCGCGGGCGGGCGGGTCGTGCACGGGCTCGAGATGCTGCTGCACCAGGCCGTGCACCAGGTGCGCATCTTCGTCGCGGGCGACCCCGGCATCCCGCTCCCCGGGGAGGAGTCCGTGATCCGGGCCATGCGCGCCGCTGTGGAATGA
- the ruvX gene encoding Holliday junction resolvase RuvX: MRRGVRIGVDVGRARVGVARCDPDGLLATPLETLPRDERTVAGILAHAGEWDAVELVVGLPLSLSGGDTASTADAREVADALAGATELPVRLVDERLSTVTAHRQLQAGGRRAKGSRSVIDQVAAVIILQNALDSERTSGRPPGTLVHRTKDPDSGL; the protein is encoded by the coding sequence ATGCGGCGCGGGGTGCGGATCGGCGTCGACGTCGGGCGTGCCCGGGTCGGGGTCGCGCGCTGCGATCCCGACGGGCTGCTCGCGACGCCGCTGGAGACGCTGCCGCGCGACGAGCGCACGGTCGCCGGCATCCTCGCCCACGCGGGCGAGTGGGATGCCGTCGAGCTGGTCGTCGGGCTTCCGCTGTCGCTCAGCGGGGGCGACACCGCCTCGACCGCGGATGCGCGCGAGGTGGCGGACGCCCTCGCGGGTGCGACCGAGCTCCCGGTGCGACTCGTCGACGAGCGCCTGAGCACCGTGACGGCTCACAGGCAACTCCAGGCCGGCGGTCGGCGCGCGAAGGGCTCGCGTTCCGTGATCGACCAGGTGGCCGCTGTTATCATCCTTCAGAACGCCCTCGACTCCGAGCGGACGTCGGGTCGACCCCCCGGAACCCTCGTCCACCGTACGAAAGACCCCGACAGTGGCCTCTGA
- the pyrR gene encoding bifunctional pyr operon transcriptional regulator/uracil phosphoribosyltransferase PyrR, translating to MTARTVLQEADITRALTRISHEILESNRGGSDLVLLGIPTRGVLLAERIAAVLARLEPGAGVVGALDVTMYRDDLDRHPTRTPSPTRLPAGGIDGKTVVLVDDVLYSGRTIRAALDAIGDLGRPRAVRLAVLVDRGHRELPIRADFVGKNLPTAVAERIYVRLRETDGEDAVAIESDPEGTRA from the coding sequence ATGACTGCACGCACCGTCCTGCAGGAAGCTGACATCACGCGCGCTCTGACGCGCATCTCCCACGAGATCCTCGAGTCCAATCGCGGCGGCTCGGATCTCGTCCTCCTCGGCATTCCGACTCGGGGGGTGCTGCTCGCCGAGCGGATCGCCGCCGTGCTCGCCCGGCTCGAGCCGGGCGCGGGCGTCGTGGGCGCGCTCGACGTGACGATGTACCGCGACGACCTGGACCGGCATCCGACCCGCACCCCGAGCCCGACGCGGCTGCCCGCGGGCGGCATCGACGGCAAGACGGTCGTGCTCGTCGACGACGTGCTCTACTCGGGCCGCACGATCCGCGCGGCGCTCGACGCGATCGGCGACCTCGGCCGCCCGCGCGCGGTGCGGCTCGCGGTGCTCGTCGACCGCGGTCACCGCGAGCTGCCGATCCGCGCGGATTTCGTGGGCAAGAACCTGCCGACTGCGGTCGCGGAGCGCATCTACGTGCGGCTGCGCGAGACCGACGGCGAGGACGCCGTCGCGATCGAGTCCGACCCCGAGGGGACGCGCGCATGA
- the efp gene encoding elongation factor P has protein sequence MATTNDIKNGSVLSIDGQLWNVVEFQHVKPGKGGAFVRTKLKNVLSGKVVDRTFNAGTKVDFATVDRRDFQYLYRDGEGFVFMDTTDYDQITIPAGTVGDAANFMLENQNVQIALHEGEALYVELPASVILEVTYTEPGLQGDRSSAGTKPATVETGYEIQVPLFLETGTKVKVDTRTGDYLGRV, from the coding sequence ATGGCCACGACGAACGACATCAAGAACGGCAGCGTCCTCAGCATCGACGGGCAGCTCTGGAACGTGGTGGAGTTCCAGCACGTGAAGCCGGGCAAGGGCGGCGCGTTCGTGCGCACCAAGCTGAAGAACGTGCTCTCCGGCAAGGTCGTGGACCGCACCTTCAACGCGGGCACCAAGGTCGACTTCGCGACGGTCGATCGCCGCGACTTCCAGTACCTCTACCGCGACGGCGAGGGCTTCGTGTTCATGGACACGACCGACTACGACCAGATCACCATCCCGGCCGGCACGGTGGGGGATGCGGCGAACTTCATGCTCGAGAACCAGAACGTGCAGATCGCGTTGCACGAGGGCGAGGCGCTCTACGTGGAGCTCCCGGCGTCGGTGATCCTCGAGGTCACCTACACCGAGCCGGGCCTGCAGGGCGACCGTTCGAGCGCGGGCACGAAGCCGGCGACGGTCGAGACGGGGTACGAGATCCAGGTGCCGCTGTTCCTGGAGACGGGCACCAAGGTGAAGGTCGACACCCGCACGGGCGACTACCTGGGTCGGGTCTGA
- the aroC gene encoding chorismate synthase, whose protein sequence is MLRWLTAGESHGPELVAILEGMPADVPILPEQIQADLQRRTLGYGRGARMKFEQDELTISGGIRFGRTIGSPVALRIGNTEWPRWVEVMSATPVDPETLPKGRGAALTRPRPGHADLVGMQKYDFPEARNVLERASARETAARVALGAVARAFLGELGIRLVAHTLAIETVRVPEGSPLPTPDDVDALDADPLRCFDPATSEAMVARIDRAHDDGDTLGGVVEVLAYGVPPGLGSYVHWDRRLDAQLAAALMGIQAIKGVEVGDGFETTRRPGSAAHDELVTDGGVIRRESDKAGGTEGGMSTGTILRVRAGMKPIATVPHALRTVDVATGEAAQAHHQRSDVCAVPASGVVAEAMVALVLANAVLEKFGGDSVGETRRNLEAYLAAIPDALRTGGVTA, encoded by the coding sequence ATGCTGCGTTGGTTGACGGCCGGTGAGTCGCACGGACCCGAGCTGGTCGCGATCCTCGAGGGGATGCCGGCCGACGTGCCGATCCTCCCCGAGCAGATCCAGGCGGACCTGCAGCGCCGCACCCTCGGCTACGGCCGCGGCGCGCGCATGAAGTTCGAGCAGGACGAGCTCACGATCTCGGGCGGCATCCGCTTCGGCCGCACGATCGGCAGCCCCGTCGCCCTGCGGATCGGCAACACCGAGTGGCCGCGCTGGGTCGAGGTCATGTCGGCGACGCCGGTCGACCCCGAGACGCTCCCCAAGGGCCGCGGCGCCGCCCTCACCCGGCCGCGCCCCGGGCACGCCGACCTCGTCGGCATGCAGAAGTACGACTTCCCGGAGGCGCGCAACGTGCTCGAGCGGGCGAGCGCCCGCGAGACCGCCGCCCGTGTCGCCCTCGGCGCCGTCGCCCGGGCCTTCCTCGGCGAGCTCGGCATCCGCCTCGTCGCCCACACGCTCGCGATCGAGACGGTGCGCGTGCCCGAGGGCTCGCCGCTGCCGACGCCCGACGACGTCGACGCCCTCGACGCAGACCCGCTGCGCTGCTTCGACCCCGCCACCTCGGAGGCCATGGTCGCCCGCATCGACCGCGCCCACGACGACGGCGACACGCTCGGCGGCGTCGTCGAGGTGCTCGCCTACGGGGTGCCGCCCGGGCTCGGCAGCTACGTGCACTGGGACCGCCGCCTCGACGCGCAACTCGCGGCCGCGCTCATGGGCATCCAGGCGATCAAGGGCGTCGAGGTCGGCGACGGCTTCGAGACCACCCGCCGCCCCGGGTCGGCCGCGCACGACGAGCTCGTGACCGACGGCGGCGTCATCCGGCGCGAGTCGGACAAGGCGGGCGGCACCGAGGGGGGCATGTCGACCGGCACCATCCTGCGGGTGCGTGCCGGCATGAAGCCCATCGCGACCGTGCCGCACGCCCTGCGCACCGTCGACGTCGCCACGGGCGAGGCCGCCCAGGCGCACCATCAGCGCTCCGACGTGTGCGCCGTGCCCGCCTCGGGCGTCGTCGCGGAGGCCATGGTCGCGCTCGTGCTCGCGAACGCCGTGCTCGAGAAGTTCGGGGGCGACTCCGTCGGCGAGACCAGGCGCAACCTGGAGGCCTACCTCGCCGCCATCCCCGACGCGTTGCGCACGGGCGGCGTCACCGCATGA
- a CDS encoding ABC transporter ATP-binding protein, translating into MTLLDAPAQAALPVRLSGVGRHFPSPDGGRRVVLRDVDLSIRAGEIVALLGPSGCGKSTLLRLVSGLDRADAGELSIGATPVAPLDQRCAVAFQEPRLLPWRTLARNVELGLPRGTDAARGRARVEELLRLVQLDHAATLRPRQVSGGMAQRTSLARALARNPGVLLLDEPFGALDALTRLTMQDLLLDIHAAEPATILLVTHDVDEALQLADRIVLLGSEDGAPGATIRRVLEVGKRRPRDRGDAQLAILRAELLALLGVETHHPENYLTQAIKAQRAKRSAT; encoded by the coding sequence GTGACCCTGCTCGACGCCCCTGCCCAGGCCGCACTCCCCGTGCGCCTCTCGGGCGTCGGACGGCACTTCCCGAGCCCCGACGGGGGCCGGCGGGTGGTGCTCCGCGACGTCGACCTCAGCATCCGCGCGGGGGAGATCGTCGCCCTGCTCGGTCCCTCCGGGTGCGGCAAGTCGACGCTGCTGCGGCTCGTGTCGGGCCTGGACCGCGCGGACGCGGGTGAGCTGTCGATCGGTGCCACCCCGGTGGCGCCGCTGGACCAGCGCTGCGCGGTCGCCTTCCAGGAGCCGCGCCTGCTGCCGTGGCGCACCCTCGCGCGCAACGTGGAGCTCGGCCTGCCGCGCGGCACGGATGCGGCCCGCGGGCGCGCCCGTGTCGAGGAGCTGCTGCGGCTCGTGCAGCTCGACCACGCGGCGACCCTGCGGCCCCGTCAGGTGTCGGGCGGAATGGCGCAGCGCACCTCGCTGGCCCGCGCGCTCGCCCGCAACCCCGGCGTGCTGCTGCTCGACGAGCCGTTCGGCGCGCTCGACGCCCTCACGCGCCTCACGATGCAGGACCTGCTGCTCGACATCCACGCGGCCGAGCCGGCCACGATCCTGCTCGTCACGCACGACGTCGACGAGGCGCTGCAGCTCGCCGACCGGATCGTGCTGCTCGGCTCCGAGGACGGCGCACCGGGTGCGACCATCCGTCGCGTGCTCGAGGTCGGCAAGCGTCGCCCGCGCGACCGCGGCGACGCCCAGCTGGCGATCCTGCGCGCGGAGCTGCTCGCGCTGCTCGGCGTCGAGACCCACCACCCCGAGAACTACCTCACCCAGGCGATCAAGGCCCAGCGCGCCAAGCGCTCGGCCACCTGA